The following are from one region of the Silene latifolia isolate original U9 population chromosome 9, ASM4854445v1, whole genome shotgun sequence genome:
- the LOC141601568 gene encoding uncharacterized protein LOC141601568 yields the protein MDIGHTTEECPGLSRQVAYLLKKGHLKDLIPSKSREDNGTRKDQERPQRDLPPAPPIYEVNFINGGFEICALTSFTVKKIARESKMKSPFKPINLPHITFDDTDMQGIFDVHHDGLVITMQIGTARVLRILVDGGSLAT from the coding sequence atggacataggacacacAACAGAGGAATGCCCGGGACTAAGCAGGCAAGTGGCTTACCTGTTAAAGAAAGGTCACCTAAAAGATCTAATACCATCAAAGAGCAGGGAAGACAATGGAACAAGAAAGGACCAGGAGAGACCACAACGTGACCTGCCtccagcaccacccatctatgaggtcaaTTTCATCAATGGAGGATTTGAAATTTGCGCCCTGACCAGCTTTACTGTAAAGAAAATAGcaagggagtcaaaaatgaaatctccttttaaacctataaATTTACCTCatattacttttgatgatactgacATGCAGGGAATCTTTGATgtccatcatgatggcctggtcatcaccatgcaaataggaaccGCACGTGTCCTCAGAATTTTAGTAGATGGTGGCAGCTTAGCAACttaa